A DNA window from Impatiens glandulifera chromosome 7, dImpGla2.1, whole genome shotgun sequence contains the following coding sequences:
- the LOC124909725 gene encoding probable jasmonic acid carboxyl methyltransferase 2, translating into MRWFNTTLSIVKDTIKEMFTNHFTSFEILESFKIADIGCASGPNTFLFMSEVIDTVYNLSNQNKSLEISIVLNDLHKNDFNNIFSALPSFYKQLQEKHGYEFSQKCFISGVAASFYERLLPCKSLHFVHSSSSLHWLSQVPKNLENKGHIYMAKDCLPHVFEAYKNQFYKDFSSFINKRSHEILPSGRMVLTFLGRSIPDPSSNDCCCLWELLAQSLLDVVSQRLIKEEDVDSFNLPIYTPYIDEVKEIIMNDMSFDVKKIAIFKHNWDQDDNDDKKKSGEIVVNFIRAVTQSILVTHFGELFLNNVFKRYAERVTNHLKTEKTKFIILTICLMKK; encoded by the exons ATGAGGTGGTTCAATACGACGCTGTCCATTGTGAAGGATACTATCAAGGAGATGTTTACTAATCATTTCACATCATTTGAAATATTAGAGAGTTTTAAGATTGCAGATATTGGATGTGCCTCGGGTCCCAATACCTTTCTATTTATGTCGGAAGTTATTGATACGGTTTACAATTTGTCGAACCAAAACAAATCTCTAGAGATATCAATCGTGTTGAATGATTTGCACAAAAACGACTTCAACAACATTTTTAGTGCACTCCCATCATTCTACAAACAACTACAAGAGAAACATGGATATGAATTTAGTCAAAAATGTTTCATCTCTGGAGTGGCAGCGTCATTTTATGAGAGGTTGTTACCATGCAAAAGTTTGCATTTTGTACACTCTTCTAGCAGCCTtcattggctttctcag GTGCCAAAAAATCTAGAGAACAAAGGACATATTTACATGGCCAAAGATTGTCTTCCTCATGTGTTTGAGGCTTATAAGAATCAATTTTATAAGGACTTCTCTTCATTTATTAACAAAAGATCCCATGAAATATTGCCATCAGGTAGAATGGTCCTTACATTTTTGGGAAGGAGCATTCCAGATCCATCAAGCAATGATTGTTGCTGCCTATGGGAATTACTAGCCCAGTCACTTCTAGATGTGGTTTCTCag AGACTCATTAAGGAGGAAGATGTTGATTCATTCAATTTACCTATATATACTCCTTACATTGATGAAGTAAAGGAAATCATTATGAACGATATGTCTTTTGATGTTAAAAAGATTGCGATTTTCAAACACAATTGGGATCaagatgataatgatgataaaAAGAAGAGTGGAGAAATTGTAGTCAATTTTATTAGAGCAGTAACACAGTCGATATTGGTGACACATTTCGGGGAGCTCTTTTTAAACAATGTGTTCAAAAGATATGCAGAGCGCGTAACTAATCATCTTAAAACGGAGAAAACAAAGTTCATAATTCTCACCATTTGCCttatgaagaaataa